In Leptotrichia sp. OH3620_COT-345, one DNA window encodes the following:
- the cls gene encoding cardiolipin synthase, which produces MFNDLGNLLVWIVSIEHIHLALYIIFLIGILVSEKSPESMVAWIFTITVFPIFGFILYIVFGVNWRKNRITGNGNKKRRTSILNSFSGNFMKYDPEQFFDSKELRVKNLEEIMKNFILGEEEKEIVKLLYETERTYLTNNSSYKMFYDGREAFASIIRDIENAKEVIYMEYFIWRSDELGEKIKNLLIKKAKQGVKIKLLFDGMGSMGTISRKYRRELSEVGVEFRYFLDIKYKISKLNYRNHRKMTIIDHKILHTGGMNLGEEYITGGKRFKSWRDTNIRIEGELVIHYLAIFAADWLNSGGKEDFEKEKIDRIIKENRVAGDNSYLMQVSSSGPDTVWASLKYMYSKMIAVAKEEVLIQSPYFIPDMSLISQLQIASLSGIKIKIMITGVPDKKIPYWIAETYFEELLSAGVEIYRYNAGFLHCKNIVTDGKFSTMGTCNFDMRSFEINYEVNTVFYNEEISQDMKEQFYKDLEKCEKIEVGNLKKMVFWRKIRNSLFKVVSPIM; this is translated from the coding sequence ATGTTTAATGATTTGGGGAACTTATTAGTATGGATCGTTTCAATAGAGCATATTCATCTTGCATTATATATTATTTTCCTTATTGGGATACTTGTTTCGGAAAAATCACCTGAAAGTATGGTAGCATGGATATTTACAATTACTGTATTTCCTATTTTCGGTTTTATACTATATATTGTATTTGGAGTGAATTGGAGAAAAAACAGAATAACCGGGAATGGAAATAAAAAAAGAAGGACAAGTATTTTAAACAGTTTTTCAGGAAATTTTATGAAATATGATCCTGAGCAATTTTTTGATTCAAAAGAACTAAGAGTTAAAAATTTAGAAGAAATAATGAAAAATTTTATTCTTGGAGAAGAAGAAAAGGAAATTGTGAAATTGCTATATGAAACTGAAAGAACCTATTTGACAAATAACAGTTCATATAAGATGTTTTATGACGGAAGAGAAGCTTTTGCATCGATTATTAGAGATATTGAAAATGCAAAAGAAGTCATTTATATGGAATATTTTATATGGCGTTCAGATGAACTTGGTGAAAAAATAAAAAATCTTCTTATAAAAAAAGCCAAGCAAGGAGTAAAAATAAAACTTCTGTTTGATGGTATGGGTTCTATGGGGACTATTTCAAGAAAATATAGGAGAGAGTTGTCTGAAGTAGGGGTGGAATTCAGATATTTTCTGGATATAAAATATAAAATATCAAAACTGAATTACAGAAATCATAGAAAAATGACTATAATTGATCATAAAATATTACATACCGGTGGAATGAACCTTGGAGAAGAATATATAACAGGAGGGAAAAGATTTAAAAGCTGGAGGGATACTAATATAAGAATAGAAGGAGAACTCGTAATTCACTATTTAGCAATATTTGCGGCAGATTGGCTAAATAGTGGAGGAAAAGAAGATTTTGAAAAAGAAAAGATAGATAGAATAATAAAGGAAAATAGAGTTGCAGGAGATAATTCATATTTAATGCAGGTATCTTCAAGCGGTCCTGATACTGTCTGGGCTTCATTGAAGTATATGTATTCAAAGATGATAGCCGTAGCTAAAGAAGAAGTTTTAATACAGAGCCCTTATTTTATTCCTGATATGTCCCTTATATCCCAATTACAGATAGCCTCTCTTTCAGGGATAAAAATAAAAATTATGATAACAGGAGTTCCTGATAAAAAAATACCGTATTGGATTGCAGAAACATATTTTGAAGAACTTCTTTCGGCAGGAGTAGAAATTTACAGATATAATGCAGGCTTTTTGCATTGTAAAAATATTGTTACAGATGGTAAATTTTCTACAATGGGAACATGTAATTTTGATATGAGAAGTTTTGAAATAAATTATGAAGTAAATACAGTTTTTTATAATGAGGAAATCAGTCAAGATATGAAAGAGCAATTTTATAAAGATTTAGAAAAATGTGAAAAAATTGAAGTAGGAAATCTTAAAAAAATGGTATTTTGGAGAAAAATAAGAAACTCACTGTTTAAAGTAGTATCGCCGATAATGTAA
- the truB gene encoding tRNA pseudouridine(55) synthase TruB — protein sequence MKKNNKFLTDGIILLNKEKGISSFGAVNRLKKLLNADKSGHAGTLDPMAEGLLIIMLNRATKFSDSLMKKDKEYYIEMELGYQTDTYDTEGMIIHKYEEEIEISNEKIIEVIKSFLGSIEQFPPMYSAIKMGGKKLYELARKGIEVERKPRKVKINSIKKIKIERGKSFKIFFYADVSSGTYIRTLVKDIGDRLGVYATMTKLVRTRIGNFALEEAVSMKNIEKINESLTVLEIENITKLKNVECIFDYDKMTVNEEKYRKLKNGMTVLFKTNKFKEIDKLNENTKYKVYMENKMTGQKEFKGVAGIVKKGLNSVYIKREKYFL from the coding sequence ATGAAAAAGAATAATAAATTTTTAACAGATGGAATTATTTTGCTGAATAAAGAAAAAGGGATAAGCTCTTTCGGAGCGGTCAATAGACTTAAAAAGCTTTTAAATGCTGATAAAAGCGGTCATGCAGGGACTCTTGATCCTATGGCTGAAGGCCTTTTGATAATAATGTTGAACAGAGCAACAAAGTTTTCTGATAGTCTAATGAAAAAAGATAAAGAATATTACATAGAAATGGAATTGGGATATCAGACAGATACTTACGATACTGAAGGAATGATAATTCATAAATATGAAGAGGAAATTGAAATAAGTAATGAAAAAATAATCGAAGTAATAAAAAGTTTTTTAGGAAGTATAGAGCAATTTCCCCCAATGTATTCAGCTATAAAAATGGGTGGAAAGAAATTATACGAGCTTGCAAGGAAAGGCATTGAAGTAGAAAGGAAACCGAGAAAAGTAAAAATAAATTCTATTAAGAAGATAAAAATAGAAAGAGGAAAATCTTTTAAAATATTTTTTTATGCAGATGTAAGCAGCGGTACATATATAAGAACCTTGGTCAAGGATATAGGTGACAGACTTGGAGTTTACGCAACAATGACAAAGCTTGTAAGGACAAGGATAGGAAACTTTGCTCTTGAAGAAGCCGTGAGTATGAAAAATATAGAAAAGATAAACGAAAGTTTAACTGTTTTGGAAATTGAAAATATAACTAAATTAAAAAATGTTGAATGTATTTTTGATTATGATAAAATGACCGTAAATGAGGAAAAATACAGAAAATTAAAAAATGGAATGACAGTTTTATTTAAAACTAATAAGTTTAAAGAAATAGATAAACTGAATGAAAATACAAAATATAAAGTGTATATGGAAAATAAAATGACAGGACAGAAAGAATTTAAGGGAGTTGCAGGGATTGTAAAAAAAGGATTAAATTCTGTTTATATAAAAAGAGAAAAATATTTTTTATAA
- the ruvC gene encoding crossover junction endodeoxyribonuclease RuvC: protein MRILGIDPGTAIVGYSIVDFEKGKYEVLDYGCIYTDKDEDMPARLEKIYDGLNTIIKLWKPIDMAIEELYFFKNQKTIVKVGQARGVITLVGQKNGMNLFSYTPLQVKMGIAGYGRADKKQIQEMVKVILRMDEVPKPDDAADALAIAITHVNSKNSFGGFTRGDNITKKLEKLNTDKIKLSDYKKLMDG, encoded by the coding sequence ATGAGAATTTTAGGTATCGATCCGGGAACGGCCATAGTAGGATACTCAATAGTTGACTTTGAAAAAGGCAAATATGAAGTTCTTGATTACGGTTGTATTTATACGGATAAAGATGAAGATATGCCTGCAAGACTTGAAAAAATTTATGACGGTCTGAATACAATTATAAAATTATGGAAACCTATTGATATGGCCATAGAAGAGTTGTATTTTTTTAAAAATCAGAAAACTATAGTAAAAGTAGGTCAGGCAAGAGGAGTGATAACTCTTGTAGGTCAGAAAAACGGGATGAATTTATTCAGTTATACACCGTTGCAGGTGAAAATGGGAATAGCCGGATATGGAAGGGCCGATAAAAAACAGATACAGGAAATGGTAAAAGTTATACTTAGAATGGACGAAGTACCTAAACCGGATGATGCTGCCGATGCTCTTGCCATTGCAATAACTCATGTTAACTCTAAAAACAGTTTTGGAGGATTTACAAGAGGGGATAACATTACCAAAAAACTTGAAAAATTGAATACGGATAAAATAAAACTTTCAGACTATAAAAAACTTATGGACGGATAA
- a CDS encoding tRNA (cytidine(34)-2'-O)-methyltransferase, with product MNIVLLNPEIPYNTGNIGRTCVLTNTGLHLIKPLGFSLDEKAVKRSGLDYWKDVQLYIWEDFEHFLKENIENKNANLYFATTKTEKKYSDIKYEKNDYIMFGPESKGIPEEILNRYKENNITIPMLPLGRSINLSNSVAIILYEALRQNNFEY from the coding sequence ATGAATATTGTTCTGCTAAATCCTGAAATTCCATATAATACCGGAAACATAGGAAGAACATGTGTTCTGACAAATACAGGATTACATTTAATAAAGCCTTTGGGATTTTCCTTAGACGAAAAAGCTGTAAAAAGATCAGGACTTGATTATTGGAAAGATGTACAGTTATACATCTGGGAGGATTTTGAACATTTTTTAAAAGAAAATATAGAAAATAAAAATGCAAATTTATATTTTGCAACGACTAAAACAGAAAAAAAATATTCAGATATTAAATATGAAAAGAATGATTATATCATGTTCGGTCCTGAATCAAAAGGTATACCAGAAGAAATACTGAATAGATATAAAGAAAATAATATTACGATTCCTATGCTTCCTTTAGGTCGTTCTATTAATTTGTCAAATTCTGTGGCAATTATTTTGTACGAAGCATTAAGACAGAACAATTTTGAATATTAA
- the thyA gene encoding thymidylate synthase, producing MKEYLELVNYVIKNGVKKENRTGVDTISAFAYTYKVDLSKGFPLLTTKKMYFNSMLHELFWYLTGEEHIKNLRTKTKIWDAWADEEGRLETAYGRFWRRYPVPEISLDGEVFTDENNRWTTREKNGQLVFDQIQYIIDTLKEMKTNPNHKNGRRLIVLAWNPGNASISKLPPCHYTFAFNVLGNKLNCHLTQRSGDIALGIPFNLACYSLLTMMIAKECGYQAGEFSHTIIDAHIYENHIEGLKEQLKREPLKLSKITIADKPFNELKFEDIKLENYESHPVIKFEVAV from the coding sequence ATGAAAGAGTATCTGGAACTTGTAAATTATGTTATAAAAAATGGAGTAAAAAAAGAAAATAGAACAGGAGTGGACACCATTTCCGCTTTTGCTTACACATATAAAGTTGATTTGAGCAAAGGGTTTCCTTTACTTACAACAAAAAAAATGTACTTCAATTCAATGTTGCATGAGCTGTTCTGGTATTTAACAGGGGAAGAGCATATAAAAAATTTAAGAACAAAAACTAAAATATGGGATGCTTGGGCAGATGAAGAAGGCAGACTTGAAACAGCATATGGAAGATTTTGGAGAAGATACCCTGTACCTGAGATTTCTTTGGATGGAGAAGTTTTTACAGATGAAAATAACAGGTGGACCACACGAGAAAAGAACGGTCAGCTTGTTTTTGATCAGATACAGTATATAATAGACACATTAAAAGAAATGAAAACAAATCCTAATCATAAAAATGGAAGAAGACTTATTGTGTTGGCATGGAATCCGGGAAATGCTTCAATAAGCAAATTACCTCCTTGTCATTATACATTTGCATTTAATGTGCTTGGTAATAAACTGAATTGTCATCTTACTCAAAGAAGTGGAGATATAGCTTTGGGGATACCATTTAATTTAGCATGTTATTCGCTGCTTACAATGATGATTGCAAAAGAGTGCGGTTATCAAGCGGGAGAGTTTTCACATACTATAATTGATGCACATATTTATGAAAATCATATTGAAGGATTGAAAGAACAGCTTAAAAGAGAACCGTTAAAACTTTCAAAAATTACAATTGCCGATAAGCCTTTTAATGAACTCAAGTTTGAAGATATAAAACTGGAAAATTATGAAAGTCATCCTGTAATAAAATTTGAAGTTGCGGTATAA
- a CDS encoding dihydrofolate reductase, which yields MFSIIVAMGKNREIGKGNRLLWHIPEDLKNFKEITMGKTVVMGRKTFESIGKALPGRKNIVISRTLTRKDEDIFQINIYNDFQNVIRDFKNVKEEVFIIGGAEIYKAALKYTDKLYISHVEFSDKEADAYFPEVNYNEWRLSEEKQFDNWKFCIYKKL from the coding sequence ATGTTTAGTATAATAGTTGCAATGGGTAAAAATAGAGAAATAGGAAAAGGAAATAGACTTTTATGGCATATTCCTGAAGATTTGAAAAATTTTAAAGAAATAACTATGGGAAAAACCGTAGTAATGGGTCGTAAGACTTTCGAAAGTATAGGAAAGGCATTACCGGGAAGAAAAAATATAGTTATATCAAGAACTTTGACTAGAAAAGACGAAGATATTTTTCAAATAAACATATATAATGATTTTCAAAATGTAATAAGAGATTTTAAGAATGTAAAAGAAGAAGTATTCATAATAGGAGGAGCGGAAATATATAAAGCAGCTTTGAAATATACGGATAAGTTGTATATAAGTCATGTAGAATTTTCCGACAAAGAAGCGGATGCATATTTTCCGGAAGTTAATTATAATGAATGGAGATTAAGTGAGGAAAAACAGTTTGACAACTGGAAGTTTTGTATATATAAAAAATTATAA
- a CDS encoding TetR/AcrR family transcriptional regulator: protein MPKVKFTKKDIIKATYEIMKYEGIKNISARKIAGKFKGSTAPIYANFSTIEELKEEIVKLAEDKLNEYLSKVYSEKGNSERKILNNAIGFIVFAREEKELYRAIFLDGSKGFKALFDETITRLLSKEELLKSFPQLPEEEAKMSVMRLWYFLYGYGTLVCTNAITDQTNEVIEDRILDIAKHFKALHGLD from the coding sequence ATGCCAAAAGTAAAATTTACAAAAAAAGACATAATTAAAGCTACATATGAAATAATGAAGTATGAGGGAATAAAAAATATAAGTGCAAGAAAAATAGCAGGGAAATTTAAAGGATCGACAGCACCGATTTACGCTAATTTTTCTACAATAGAAGAATTAAAAGAAGAAATTGTAAAACTTGCTGAAGACAAATTAAACGAATATTTAAGTAAAGTTTATTCGGAAAAAGGGAATTCCGAAAGGAAAATATTGAATAATGCAATAGGTTTTATAGTATTTGCAAGGGAAGAAAAAGAACTGTACAGAGCAATATTTCTGGATGGCTCAAAAGGTTTCAAAGCATTGTTTGATGAAACTATTACAAGACTTTTGAGTAAAGAAGAATTGTTGAAAAGTTTTCCTCAACTACCTGAAGAAGAGGCTAAAATGTCAGTTATGAGATTATGGTATTTTCTTTACGGATATGGAACACTGGTTTGTACAAATGCAATTACGGATCAGACAAATGAAGTTATTGAAGACAGAATACTTGATATAGCCAAGCATTTCAAAGCTCTTCATGGCTTGGATTAA
- a CDS encoding lysophospholipid acyltransferase family protein translates to MNKYKFMGIIFHWIYRMLSFTTKKEYYYGENVYMNNQNIVVFWHRKIFTVCNATRIIKKKASMVSASNDGEILSEVLKREGNELIRGSSNRDNIKSLKEAVRYAKNGYTLGIAIDGPKGPIFEPKAGAIYIAQKTGLPMICVSSYCSKKWVLKNLWDRLEIPKPFSRNIHYVGEPFYISGEISIEAATKIVKEKIHEAGRKAYEIYIDKYKVKK, encoded by the coding sequence ATGAATAAATATAAATTTATGGGAATAATTTTTCATTGGATTTACAGAATGCTCAGTTTTACTACAAAAAAAGAGTATTATTATGGAGAAAATGTATATATGAATAATCAGAATATAGTTGTATTCTGGCATAGGAAAATATTCACAGTATGTAATGCCACAAGAATAATAAAAAAGAAGGCCTCTATGGTGAGTGCATCAAATGACGGAGAGATACTTTCAGAAGTGTTAAAAAGAGAAGGAAATGAACTTATAAGAGGATCTTCAAACAGAGATAATATAAAAAGCCTGAAAGAAGCTGTAAGATATGCTAAAAATGGTTATACATTGGGAATAGCTATAGACGGGCCTAAAGGTCCCATATTTGAGCCTAAAGCGGGAGCAATTTATATCGCCCAGAAAACGGGTCTTCCTATGATTTGTGTAAGTTCTTATTGTAGTAAAAAATGGGTTTTGAAAAATTTATGGGACAGACTGGAAATCCCTAAACCGTTTTCAAGAAATATTCATTATGTGGGAGAGCCGTTTTATATCTCCGGAGAAATTTCCATAGAAGCCGCAACGAAAATTGTCAAAGAAAAAATACATGAAGCGGGAAGAAAAGCTTATGAAATATATATAGATAAATATAAAGTAAAAAAATAA
- the metG gene encoding methionine--tRNA ligase: MSNSFYITSPIYYPNAAPHVGTAYTTIICDVVSRYKRIKGFEVSFMTGVDEHGQKIQEAAEKNGYTPIQWVDKMSLNFTNLWEKLNISNTDYLRTTQERHINSVREIVKRVNDNGDIYRGEYTGKYSVSEETFVPESQLVDGKYMGKEVIDVKEVSYFFKLSKYQDALLKHIEENPDFIKPESKKNEVVAFIKQGLQDLSISRTTFDWGIPLELEEGHIIYVWFDALTSYLTGAEFKKDDDRFSKIWHDGKVVHVIGKDILRFHAIIWPAMLMSAGIKLPDTVAAHGWWTVEGEKMSKSLGNVVNPEVEVKKYGLDAFRYYLMREATFGQDADYSKKAMTQRINSDLANDLGNLLNRTIGMQKKYFNSEVILNKIEDIYDSEIKELWKKTLTELDNHMNEYQFSEALKDIWKFISRMNKYIDECEPWNLAKDEKNKDRLSTVMYNLVDSLYKTAMLIFPFMPETAEKITKQLGLNVDFNLLKLKDVEEWGSYPVGTKLNEAIPLFPRIETEKEEKKEYNENLHIENPITINDFSKVEIKVVEIVKAEKVKNADKLLKFIVDTGTEKRQIISGIAKWYPDEKELIGKKVTAVLNLEPVTLKGEISQGMLLTTAEKKKMRLIEVDNGIKTGTGVK, encoded by the coding sequence ATGTCCAATTCATTTTACATCACATCACCGATATACTATCCTAACGCAGCTCCTCATGTAGGAACTGCATATACAACGATTATTTGTGATGTAGTTTCCAGATATAAGAGAATTAAAGGATTTGAGGTATCATTTATGACCGGAGTGGATGAACATGGTCAGAAAATACAGGAAGCAGCTGAGAAAAATGGATATACCCCTATACAATGGGTAGATAAAATGTCACTGAATTTTACAAATCTGTGGGAAAAACTTAATATATCCAATACGGATTATTTAAGAACCACTCAGGAAAGACATATAAACAGTGTAAGAGAAATAGTGAAAAGAGTAAATGATAACGGAGATATATATAGAGGCGAGTATACAGGAAAATACAGTGTTTCTGAGGAAACATTCGTACCTGAAAGTCAGCTTGTAGATGGAAAATATATGGGAAAAGAAGTTATAGATGTAAAGGAAGTTTCATATTTTTTCAAATTATCCAAATATCAGGATGCCCTTTTAAAACATATTGAAGAAAATCCTGACTTTATAAAGCCCGAAAGCAAGAAAAATGAAGTTGTAGCATTTATAAAACAGGGATTGCAGGATTTGTCCATATCAAGAACTACATTTGATTGGGGAATACCTCTCGAGCTTGAAGAAGGTCATATAATATATGTATGGTTTGATGCACTGACCAGTTATCTTACAGGAGCAGAGTTTAAAAAAGATGATGACAGGTTTTCAAAGATATGGCATGATGGAAAAGTAGTTCATGTAATAGGAAAAGATATACTCAGGTTTCATGCGATTATATGGCCTGCAATGCTTATGTCGGCGGGAATAAAGCTTCCTGACACGGTAGCAGCCCACGGTTGGTGGACTGTAGAAGGTGAAAAAATGTCAAAATCTCTTGGAAATGTGGTAAATCCTGAAGTAGAAGTAAAAAAATACGGATTAGACGCTTTCAGATATTATTTAATGAGGGAAGCAACATTCGGACAAGATGCGGATTATTCAAAAAAAGCAATGACTCAGAGAATAAATTCAGATTTGGCAAATGATTTAGGAAATTTGCTGAATAGGACAATAGGTATGCAAAAAAAGTATTTTAATTCAGAAGTGATACTGAATAAGATCGAAGATATATATGATAGTGAAATAAAGGAACTGTGGAAAAAAACTTTAACGGAATTGGATAATCATATGAACGAATATCAGTTTTCCGAAGCATTGAAAGATATATGGAAATTTATATCGAGGATGAATAAATATATTGATGAATGTGAACCGTGGAATTTGGCAAAAGACGAAAAAAATAAAGACAGACTTTCCACTGTAATGTACAATCTGGTAGATTCCCTTTATAAAACTGCAATGTTAATTTTTCCTTTTATGCCTGAAACTGCTGAAAAAATAACAAAGCAGTTAGGTTTAAACGTAGATTTCAATCTGTTGAAATTAAAAGATGTGGAAGAATGGGGAAGTTATCCTGTGGGGACGAAATTGAATGAAGCAATACCTTTATTTCCAAGAATTGAAACTGAAAAAGAGGAAAAAAAGGAATATAATGAAAATCTTCATATAGAAAATCCGATAACAATTAATGATTTTTCAAAAGTCGAAATTAAAGTTGTGGAAATAGTTAAAGCGGAAAAAGTGAAAAATGCAGATAAACTGCTGAAATTTATTGTAGATACGGGAACCGAAAAAAGACAAATTATATCAGGAATAGCAAAATGGTATCCTGACGAAAAGGAATTGATAGGAAAAAAGGTAACGGCAGTTTTAAACTTGGAACCGGTTACCTTGAAAGGGGAAATATCTCAAGGAATGCTGCTGACAACAGCTGAAAAAAAGAAAATGCGTTTAATAGAAGTGGATAATGGAATAAAAACGGGAACAGGAGTGAAATAA
- a CDS encoding tetratricopeptide repeat protein has protein sequence MKKIVCMILFPLIILSCGKTDRGYDALENGLLGILRKKDEKYITANLEQAAKDGNMDVFSLAYVYWGISGEEFFNKYLNKSKGNAEYYKALIMKEKNDPEEKVVGMLENAASQGNYKAYYVLGNIFQDKLEFSKAQEYLKKGKEHGEIYSLYSYEYNKSLTGVYKRIEELNKKLKNNVITPDEKKELGTLVLEKFSNYDTAYNILREFLSEGYSPALYSKAKKLETENKDEEAVRIYNDLFSENKYYLASFELAYKLVNMSKNYNLALRVLEDTSSEDSLITGYKGFVYENLKKYDKAEENYLKSVQKNDIDIMSYLGRLYEEKNKQKEAKDIYNRAYSSGSISAGYRLANLLEESDKGKNDKNKKNKQYRTQRSNKAAKKILERLSENGDDYSTVDLSLYYPETDKNVKVLNLRAAIKLNETAFHNLGVYYYNKKNKKKAKLYFQIAKEYGYRLEPEYEAFISI, from the coding sequence ATGAAAAAAATAGTATGTATGATTTTATTTCCGTTGATTATACTATCATGCGGGAAAACTGACAGGGGATATGATGCTCTTGAAAACGGTCTGTTGGGAATTTTAAGAAAAAAAGATGAAAAGTATATAACTGCAAATCTTGAGCAGGCTGCAAAAGATGGAAACATGGATGTATTTTCTCTTGCTTATGTATATTGGGGAATATCGGGAGAAGAATTTTTTAACAAATATCTGAATAAAAGTAAAGGCAATGCTGAATATTACAAAGCTCTCATAATGAAAGAAAAAAATGATCCTGAAGAAAAAGTGGTAGGTATGCTTGAAAATGCTGCAAGTCAAGGCAATTATAAGGCATATTATGTATTAGGAAATATTTTTCAGGATAAGTTGGAATTTTCCAAGGCACAGGAATATTTGAAAAAAGGTAAGGAACATGGAGAGATATATTCTTTATATTCCTATGAGTATAATAAAAGTCTTACAGGAGTATATAAGAGAATAGAGGAACTGAATAAAAAGTTGAAAAACAATGTAATAACTCCTGATGAAAAAAAGGAACTGGGGACTCTCGTTTTGGAAAAATTTTCAAATTATGACACAGCATATAACATATTGAGGGAGTTTTTGTCTGAGGGATATTCTCCGGCATTATATTCCAAAGCGAAAAAACTGGAAACTGAAAATAAAGATGAGGAAGCAGTTCGGATATACAATGATCTTTTTTCAGAAAACAAATATTATTTAGCTTCTTTTGAACTGGCTTATAAGCTTGTAAATATGAGCAAAAATTATAATTTGGCTCTTAGAGTTCTTGAAGATACATCTTCGGAAGATTCACTTATCACAGGATATAAGGGATTTGTTTATGAAAATTTGAAAAAATATGATAAAGCTGAAGAAAATTATCTGAAATCAGTTCAAAAGAATGATATTGACATAATGTCATATTTAGGGAGACTGTACGAAGAGAAAAATAAGCAGAAAGAAGCAAAAGATATATATAATAGAGCTTATTCTTCAGGATCGATTTCTGCAGGGTACAGACTTGCAAATCTTCTTGAAGAATCAGATAAGGGGAAAAATGACAAAAATAAAAAAAATAAACAATACAGAACTCAGAGAAGTAATAAGGCTGCAAAAAAAATCCTTGAAAGACTGTCGGAAAATGGAGATGATTATTCGACAGTAGATTTGAGCCTTTATTATCCTGAAACGGACAAAAATGTCAAGGTATTGAATTTAAGAGCTGCTATAAAACTTAATG